TCGGTTCTTCACCACGGGGGCGGGGCTGAGCGTGCCGTTCGGGGCGGTCGTCGTGCGCAAGGGCTACGGGCTCGGCGCGATGGCGATGGCCGCCGGCTCCTTCCACGCCACCCGCTTCACCGTCGCCTGGCCGAGCGGGGAGATGGGACCGATGGGCCTGGAGGGCGCGGTGCGCCTGGGCTACTCGAAGGAGCTCGCCGCGGTCGAGGACCCGGCCGAGCGCGAGGCGCTCTACGAGAAGCTCGTCGCGGAGTCCTACGAGCAGGGCCGGGCGATGACCGCGGCGATGTTCTTCGACGTCGACGACGTCATCGACCCCGCCGAGACCCGCCGCTGGATCAGCACCCTGTTCTGACAGTGCCCGGCCGGGCGTCCGACCGAACTGTGGGGCTTTCGACGGAGGGTGGTGGCATCAACGCCACCACCCTCCGCCGGAAGTCCTGCACTCGTACGCCCGGTCTCAGCGGATCGCCTCGGCGATCGGGGTGGACCCGTCGAAGAAGTTGACGGTCTCCCGGACTCCGGCACCCTCACGCAGGACGTGGGTGATGACGGCTGCGACGTTGTCGCGGGAGGTGACCTTCTCCTCGTCGGAGGGCGTGCGGCCCTCGGCCTCGCCGTGGGAATCGACGACCTGGATCTGCTCGCTCGCCGGGTCGAGGGTGAGGCGGCCCGGGCCGAGGATCGTGTAGTCGAGCTCGGTCTCGCGCAGGTGAGCGTCGGCGTCGTGCTTGGCCTTGGCGTAGGGGAAGAAGGAGTTGTCCTCCTCGAGCCGGTCGACGTCGATCCCCGCGGTGACGTAGGAGACGATGACGAACCGCTGCACGCCGGCCTGCTGCGCGGCCTTCATCGCGCGCACGGCCGCTTCGTAGTCGACTGCGTGCGTGCGCTGCGGGTCGCCCCCGCCGGCGCCGGCGGAGAACACCACGGCCTTCGCCCCGGTGAACTGCTTGGCGAGGTCCTCCTCGGTCGCGGTCTCGATGTCGAGGACGACGGGATTCGCGCCGGCCTCCCTGACGTCATCGCGCTGGTCCTCCTTGCGGATGACGGAGTCGACGGCGAATCCCGCCGCGGTGAGTCGGGGTGCGGCGAGCAGGGCGATCTTGCCGTGTCCGCCGAGGATGACGATGCGATCGGTGTCTGACATGGGGTGCTCCTTCCGCGCCGGAGCCGGCGCCGGGGTCCTCCGCGCCCGGTCGTCCCGTCACCCGTGAAGCGGGTGCCGCGGACCGTCGGGCTGCGGCTTCCACTCCGCACAACGTCGGTCACGGCGAGATATTCCGCCGGCCGTGGCCCCGATCGCTCGTCAGGCGTGAGCGTCGGTGTCCGCGGACGCCCCGCGCCGCCGTCGGAGGAGGAGCGGGATCGCCACGAGGACGGCCGCCGAGGTGCCCGCGACGAGGTCGACCATCGTGTCGGTGTTGTTCCGCTGCGCGTTCGTCCCGACGACGATGTCCGCGGTGAACTCGGACATCTCCCACAGGAGCGCGACGAGGCCGCTCACGGCGATGACGACGACGGCCTCGAACCACGGCGGGGGGGTGAGATCGGTCCGCCGGTAGGCGATGCCGAGCGCGTAGACCGTGCCGAGCGCGATGAGGATGCCGGAGTAGAAGTGGACCACGGTGTCCCACAGTCCCCACACCGCATAGAAGTGGAGGTGGCTGCCGAGGAACGGGCCGGAGAGCAGCAGCGCCGCGTAGAGCCCCTGGAGCCACGCGGGGATTGGGGTGCGCGCCCAGCGCTCGAGGAGGAGCGGCACCAGACCGGCGGGAATCAGCAGCGCCGGGATGATGATGTCGGACCACTGCCGGGTGACCACGGCGACCACGACCGCGGCGAGGCAGATCACCTCGGTGGCGAGGAGGGGCAGGTGCCGCTGGAAGGCACCGGCCCGGGTGTCGGTGGTGCGTGCGTTGTCGACCGTTCTCACGGGGGCGACCCTAACAGTCCGGCCTGACGTGCCCGTCCAGGTGTCCCGGTCCTACGATGGTGGTCATGCGTGCACTCGACCGGGACATCCTCAGGCTCGCCGTCCCGGCACTCGGGGCGCTCGCCGCCGAACCCCTGTTCCTCCTCGCCGACACCGCGATGGTCGGGCACCTGGGGCCCGAGGCGCTCGGCTCGCTCGCGATCGCGAGCACGATCCTCCAGACCGTCCTCGGCCTCATGATCTTCCTCGCCTACGCGACGACCCCGCGCGTGGCCCGCCGGCTCGGCGCCGGTGACACCCCGGGCGCGATCGGCGCCGGCTTCGACGGGATCTGGCTCGCGCTCATCACCTCGGGCGTCCTGCTCGTCATCGGGCTGCCGCTCATCGACACGGGTATCGGCTGGTTCGATCCCACGCCCGAGGTGGCCGCCGGCGCCTCGGCCTACCTCACCATCTCCTGGTGGGGCCTGCCCTTCATGCTCACCGTCGTCGCCGCGACCGGGCTGCTGCGCGGGCTGCAGGACACGCGCACCCCGCTCTACGTCGCCGCCGGCGGCTTCCTCTCCAACATCGGGCTCAACGCGCTCTTCATCTACGGTCTCGACATGGGCGTGGCCGGGTCCGCGCTCGGCACGCTCATCGCCCACCTCGGGATGTGCGCGATCTACCTCGTCATCGCCGTCCGCGCCGCCCGCCGCACCGGGGCCTCGCTGCGCCCGGACTGGGCGGGCGTCATCCGGGCGGCCCGCACCTCGGGCTGGCTGCTCGTGCGCAACGGTTCGCTGCGCGCTGCGATGATCCTCCTCATCGTGCTCGCCACCGGTCTGGGCACCGTGCAGCTCGCCGCGATCCAGGTCATCCAGACGCTATTCAACGCGCTCGCCCTCGTCCTCGACTCGCTCGCGATCGCCGGGCAGGCGCTCATCGGCCTCGAGCTCGGGCACCGCCGGCGGGAGCGGGTGGCGGCGATCAACCGGCGGCTCATCCAGTGGGGGATCGGCTTCGGGGTCGTCGTCGGCGTGCTGCTCGCCGCCGCGTCCCCGGTCCTCGGTGCGGTGTTCACCGGCGATCCCGAGGTCGCCGCCCTCATCGGCACGCTCGCTCTCATCCTCGCCGCCGGGATGCCGATCGCCGGGTACGTCTTCACCCTCGATGGTGTGCTCATGGGAGCCGAGGACGCCCGCTACTTGGCGCTCGCCCAGTTCGGGGCGCTGCTCGGGTACGCGGTCCTGCTGCTCCTCGTGTTCACGCAGTGGCCGACCGTCCATGTGCTGTGGGCGTGCTTCGGGATCGGCTTCGTCGCGTTCCGCGCGGTCAGCCTGGGCTGGCGGGTGCGCGACGACGGCTGGATTCGGCGCGCCGAAGCGCGCAGCTGAGAGCGGGCGCGGCCCGCTCGCACGGACCCCGGCCCCGGGCGCGGATACGATGATGGGCGTACTCGCACCCAGTCCCGAGGAGTCCCCGCATGCGCATCGTTACGGTCCCGTCCGACGGCGAGCACATCCTCCTGCCGTTCCTCGAGCTCTGCTGCAACTGGTCGATGGACCGCCCGCCGCTCGACGCCAAGGCGGTCCGCGCCGACGATCACCTCAACCGCTACATCGAGGGCTGGGGAAGGACCGGGGACCTCGGTGTCATGGCGGTGGGCGAGGACGACGGACCCGGGCAGACCGACAGCGAGGCGGGTGACGGCGAAACGGGTGACGGCGACGCCGACTCGAGTGCCGCAGGACCCGAGGCGGATCCCCGCGTGCTCGGGGCGGCCTGGCTCCGCACGATGGGGGAGAAGCCGGGCTACGGCTGGGTCGCCGACGAGATCCCCGAGCTCTCGATCGCGGTCCTGCCCGAGGCGCAGGGCGAGGGGCTCGGCCGCCGGCTCATGCAGGCGCTGCTCCAGATGGCGCGGCTCACCGGTGTCCGGGCGATCAGCCTCGCCGTCGAGGACGGCAACGGGTCCCGCCACCTGTACGAGGAGCTCGGCTTCGCGGTCATCGGCCGCAACGGGAGCTCCGACGTCATGCTGCTCGACCTCGCGGCGCGCGAGGGCTGAGACCGTGCGGGTCCGCAACCGGCACTCCCGCGACCTCGACCGGCCCGCCGCCGAGGTCGCGGCGCTGCTGTCGACGCTCGGAACCCGGGACGACGGGCTGTGGCCTGTGCACCTGTGGTTCCCCATGCGCCTCGACGGCCCGCCCCTCGTCGGTGCGGCGGGCGGGCACGGCCCGGTGCGCTACCACTGCACGGAGCGTTCACCGGATGCGGTGACCTTCGCCTTCGACTCGATCCTCGGCTCGCGGCACTGGCGCGGCTTCCACCGGTTCGTCGTCGTCCCCTCCGCCCGCGGCAGCCGCCTCGTGCACGACCTCGAGCTCCGCATCGGCCCGTGGCGGCGTCTGCAATGGGCGGTGCTCGTCGGTCCGCTGCACGACGCCGTGCTCGAGGACCTCCTCGATCGCGCAGCCGGGGTCACCGGCCCGCCCCGCTGGTCGCCGTGGGTCCGGCTCCTCCGCCGGGTGTACCCGCGGATCCGGGCGCGCGGGTCCGCCGCGTAGGCGGAGATCCTCCGGCGCGTGCGGCACGGGGGCGCGCGGGGCCGGTCGGTGTGCGAACGATCAGTGTCCGAACGCACGCCGATAGGCGGCGGGGGTGACGCCCATCGCCCGGCGGAGCCGCCGGCATCGCGAACGCACGGGGACGGTGATCCGGTCCGGGTGGGGAGGCCCGCTGCGACGTCCCCGTGGGGACGTCTCAGCGGGGACGTCTCGGCTCACGGCGGACGGTCAGCTCGGCAGGGTCCCGAGCCATCGCCGGAGGTCGAGAGCGAGTTCGGTCGGCGCCTCGAGCTGCACGAGGTGGCCGGTCCCCTGGAAGGTCGTGACGCCGGGCTGCCCGGGGAACCGGCCGGCGAGCTCGGCCGCCTGGGCGACGGGGATCCAGGGATCGTCCGCGCCCCAGCCGATGTGCACCGGGCATCGGGTCTCAGCGAGTCGGGCGACTATGGGCGCGGTGTGGTCCGGAGTGAGTGCGGCGATCTGCCGGTAGAAGGCGACCTGTCCGCGCGGCGAGCACCACGGTCGGGCGAGCTCCTCGACCCGCGCGGGGGTGAGGGTGTCGCCGCCGGCGCCGGAGATGTACTCCCGGACGAGGGCGGCGTGCAGATTCTCCGGAAGTGCGGCGAACACCTCGTGGTGCTCGGAGACGAGTCGGAAGAACGGCGAGCCCCACGGGTCGAGTGCGACGACATCGAGGAGATAGAGCGAGGCGGAGGCGGCGCCGTCGAGCAGATGGGATCCGAGAGCGACCGCACCGCCGATGTCGTGCGCGACGACGTGGGGTCGATCGAGATCCCAGTGATCGATGAGCGCAGTGAGACGGTGGCGCTGATGGACGAGGTCGACCGGCGGATCGGATCCGCGGATCGACCTCCCGTACCCCGGCATGTCCCACAGGAAGACCCGGAACGACCGTGCGAGCGCTCGGGCCACCGGCAGCCAGGTCTCCGCCGACCACGGTGTCCCGTGGCAGAGCACGACGTCACCGGCGGGGTTGCCGGTCTCGGGCTCGAGCACGGAGGTCGCGATCTCGGTGCCGAGGATCGGGATGCGCTCGGGCGGGGCGGGGAGGTCGGTCATGCGCGCTACGCTAGACCTTCATGTCGACATGAAGGCAAGAGGTGCGGGAACGTGAGGAGCACGGTGTCATGAGGATCGGGGAGGCCGCAGGGCGCCTCGGCGTCGCGACCCACGTCCTGCGTCATTGGGAGGACGCGTGCGGCATCACGCCGGACCGGACCCCTGCAGGGTATCGCGACTATACCGAGGAGCATGTGCGCCGACTGCAGGTCGTCCGATCCTGCCGGTCCGTCGGGCTGGGTCTCGAGGAGATCCGCCTCATCCTGCACCGCGACGAGCAGGGGCGCGACGGCGTCAT
This Brevibacterium ihuae DNA region includes the following protein-coding sequences:
- a CDS encoding SDR family oxidoreductase, whose translation is MSDTDRIVILGGHGKIALLAAPRLTAAGFAVDSVIRKEDQRDDVREAGANPVVLDIETATEEDLAKQFTGAKAVVFSAGAGGGDPQRTHAVDYEAAVRAMKAAQQAGVQRFVIVSYVTAGIDVDRLEEDNSFFPYAKAKHDADAHLRETELDYTILGPGRLTLDPASEQIQVVDSHGEAEGRTPSDEEKVTSRDNVAAVITHVLREGAGVRETVNFFDGSTPIAEAIR
- a CDS encoding alpha/beta fold hydrolase, which translates into the protein MTDLPAPPERIPILGTEIATSVLEPETGNPAGDVVLCHGTPWSAETWLPVARALARSFRVFLWDMPGYGRSIRGSDPPVDLVHQRHRLTALIDHWDLDRPHVVAHDIGGAVALGSHLLDGAASASLYLLDVVALDPWGSPFFRLVSEHHEVFAALPENLHAALVREYISGAGGDTLTPARVEELARPWCSPRGQVAFYRQIAALTPDHTAPIVARLAETRCPVHIGWGADDPWIPVAQAAELAGRFPGQPGVTTFQGTGHLVQLEAPTELALDLRRWLGTLPS
- a CDS encoding MerR family transcriptional regulator, which translates into the protein MRIGEAAGRLGVATHVLRHWEDACGITPDRTPAGYRDYTEEHVRRLQVVRSCRSVGLGLEEIRLILHRDEQGRDGVIAARLEAIRRQRAELDAAEAFLEHVRECRHNFITRCESCSAYALANPSRPAEPTSPL
- a CDS encoding GNAT family N-acetyltransferase produces the protein MRIVTVPSDGEHILLPFLELCCNWSMDRPPLDAKAVRADDHLNRYIEGWGRTGDLGVMAVGEDDGPGQTDSEAGDGETGDGDADSSAAGPEADPRVLGAAWLRTMGEKPGYGWVADEIPELSIAVLPEAQGEGLGRRLMQALLQMARLTGVRAISLAVEDGNGSRHLYEELGFAVIGRNGSSDVMLLDLAAREG
- a CDS encoding MATE family efflux transporter — translated: MRALDRDILRLAVPALGALAAEPLFLLADTAMVGHLGPEALGSLAIASTILQTVLGLMIFLAYATTPRVARRLGAGDTPGAIGAGFDGIWLALITSGVLLVIGLPLIDTGIGWFDPTPEVAAGASAYLTISWWGLPFMLTVVAATGLLRGLQDTRTPLYVAAGGFLSNIGLNALFIYGLDMGVAGSALGTLIAHLGMCAIYLVIAVRAARRTGASLRPDWAGVIRAARTSGWLLVRNGSLRAAMILLIVLATGLGTVQLAAIQVIQTLFNALALVLDSLAIAGQALIGLELGHRRRERVAAINRRLIQWGIGFGVVVGVLLAAASPVLGAVFTGDPEVAALIGTLALILAAGMPIAGYVFTLDGVLMGAEDARYLALAQFGALLGYAVLLLLVFTQWPTVHVLWACFGIGFVAFRAVSLGWRVRDDGWIRRAEARS